In Acaryochloris marina S15, a single genomic region encodes these proteins:
- a CDS encoding permease: protein MSQLGSGLTLFLSLMVEAMPFLIFGVLVSGVLLIFIDEKRLVAMFPKNPLLGALSGSLFGFLFPVCECGNVPVARRLLIQGASAPVAIGFLLAAPTINPVVIWATWTAFPDQPEIVILRVVFSFAIATIIGWVFSWQSDLKPFLQPNIAALMPVSSSSAESTEVPGLLKSGTYILNQTGKPIPLEAANLDAVMAIASPQPKSLWDKLPLLLDNTIQELREMGGVLVLGSLFATIIQVSVPRNIILAIGQGPVTSVFAMVILGGIISICSTVDAFFALSFASTFTSGALLAFLVFGPMFDLKSMGLLLMVFKPRAVFYIFAMIFQLTLVFTLIINLWIS, encoded by the coding sequence ATGTCCCAATTGGGTAGTGGATTAACCCTATTTCTAAGCCTTATGGTTGAGGCCATGCCATTTTTGATTTTTGGCGTGTTGGTCTCAGGCGTGCTGCTGATATTTATCGATGAGAAGCGGTTAGTTGCCATGTTTCCCAAAAATCCACTTTTGGGAGCCCTCTCTGGCAGTCTGTTTGGCTTTCTATTTCCGGTGTGTGAATGTGGGAATGTCCCTGTTGCTCGACGCTTGTTGATTCAGGGGGCGTCTGCGCCGGTGGCCATTGGCTTTTTGCTAGCAGCACCAACCATCAATCCTGTGGTGATTTGGGCAACTTGGACGGCATTTCCCGATCAGCCCGAGATTGTGATTTTGCGAGTGGTGTTTTCCTTTGCGATCGCAACTATTATCGGTTGGGTATTTAGCTGGCAATCCGATCTCAAACCCTTTTTGCAACCCAACATCGCGGCGCTAATGCCTGTTAGCTCCTCATCGGCAGAATCGACTGAGGTTCCAGGGCTATTAAAATCGGGGACTTACATCTTAAATCAAACCGGTAAACCGATTCCTCTTGAGGCCGCCAACTTGGACGCCGTTATGGCCATCGCTTCTCCACAACCTAAATCCCTATGGGATAAGCTCCCACTTTTGCTAGACAACACCATCCAAGAATTACGAGAGATGGGTGGTGTCTTAGTGCTGGGCAGCTTATTTGCAACCATCATTCAAGTATCAGTTCCCCGTAATATCATCCTTGCCATCGGTCAAGGCCCAGTGACTTCGGTATTTGCCATGGTGATTTTAGGGGGCATTATTTCTATCTGTTCGACAGTAGATGCGTTTTTTGCCCTTTCTTTCGCCTCCACTTTTACCAGTGGCGCCCTCCTTGCCTTTCTGGTCTTTGGCCCCATGTTTGACCTTAAAAGTATGGGCTTACTATTAATGGTCTTTAAACCACGGGCTGTTTTTTACATCTTTGCCATGATCTTTCAACTGACCTTGGTTTTTACCCTGATCATTAATCTATGGATTAGTTAA
- a CDS encoding TIGR03943 family putative permease subunit gives MTAKRMRTKLLPYLSEGLATLALCLWGILILQYWRSGKLGLLIHPNYYGLTLAAGCFLLMLTSLQILKLWRRRVPMRSQHLSLLSPPVMSGIMLTAALIGLLVTPRPFTSQTAIQRGLQDKTMVTRASPQAFRTTSQPENRTLLEWIRTLDVYPEPDAYAGQKVNVDGFVVYPEDLSDNYFTLTRFVISCCAADAYPVGLPVKLKQSRKTYAVDSWLAIQGEMVTETLNGQRQLVIQAQTLKSIPEPDNPYYY, from the coding sequence ATGACAGCAAAACGTATGCGAACTAAACTGCTCCCTTACCTGTCAGAAGGGTTGGCGACGTTGGCCCTCTGCCTGTGGGGGATTTTGATCCTGCAATATTGGCGGTCTGGCAAACTGGGGCTGCTGATTCATCCCAACTACTATGGCTTGACCCTTGCCGCAGGCTGTTTTCTACTGATGTTGACGAGTCTCCAGATCCTAAAACTCTGGCGACGGCGAGTTCCCATGCGTTCTCAGCACCTATCTTTACTATCGCCACCTGTGATGAGCGGTATTATGCTGACCGCTGCCTTGATTGGATTACTGGTTACTCCCCGGCCTTTTACGAGTCAAACAGCGATTCAACGGGGATTACAAGATAAAACCATGGTTACTCGGGCGAGCCCTCAAGCGTTCCGAACCACGAGTCAACCCGAAAATCGGACGCTGTTGGAGTGGATTCGCACCCTGGATGTTTATCCAGAACCCGATGCCTATGCCGGTCAAAAGGTGAATGTTGATGGTTTTGTTGTCTACCCAGAAGACTTGTCAGATAATTACTTCACATTGACGCGCTTTGTGATTAGTTGTTGTGCTGCAGATGCTTATCCTGTGGGTTTGCCAGTGAAGTTAAAGCAAAGTCGCAAAACCTATGCAGTGGATTCCTGGCTGGCCATTCAAGGCGAAATGGTGACGGAGACCTTGAATGGCCAGCGCCAGCTTGTTATTCAAGCCCAGACTCTCAAATCTATTCCTGAGCCGGATAATCCTTACTACTACTAG
- a CDS encoding response regulator: protein MLQTNCLHLGKQEAMTAFDTGVKKSTAETLRDLIHAYPSGRVVIRDPSDLSIGWRVSFSQGRVNFAESIVGNQERLSYLLQRCMPQFEGSHPQESVSDYSFLCHLWQADYISHDQLRDLLTAITQEALIHALAIPHAQYQFEANIQIDPILLCMSLWDLVLPVEQTINQWTLLSAEIQSPFSRPYITDADKFAEYADYVSESLPHLDHLTHALEQEQCLYQLAHNLSVKVGDLAISLHPLIKLGALGVNPYHMGEVLTRPRVACINQSKLTQRYVTQVLEPSGYDVMRLSDSIRALPALLKRPPVLALVDAELPHLDGYQLCRMVHRRDALRELPVIIMAPQRGMCDLIRSRLSGAMACLGKPFHHQELLALVQKAAAALPVDQQQQLHSLPVLEAQSDSKALIKV from the coding sequence ATGCTTCAAACAAATTGTCTTCACTTAGGCAAACAAGAAGCAATGACCGCTTTTGATACTGGAGTTAAAAAATCTACAGCTGAAACCCTGAGGGATCTGATTCATGCATATCCTTCTGGCCGGGTTGTGATTCGAGATCCAAGTGATCTATCGATTGGATGGCGAGTCTCTTTCAGTCAGGGGCGGGTCAATTTTGCCGAAAGCATTGTGGGTAACCAAGAGCGCTTATCTTACTTACTACAGCGCTGCATGCCTCAGTTCGAGGGGTCTCACCCTCAAGAATCCGTTTCTGATTATTCTTTTCTCTGCCACCTGTGGCAAGCCGATTATATTTCCCATGATCAGCTCCGGGATTTGCTGACGGCCATCACCCAAGAAGCTCTGATTCATGCTTTGGCTATCCCCCATGCTCAGTATCAATTTGAGGCCAATATTCAGATTGACCCTATTTTGTTATGCATGTCTTTGTGGGATCTGGTCTTACCCGTTGAGCAGACGATTAATCAATGGACATTGCTCAGCGCTGAGATTCAATCTCCGTTTTCGCGACCCTATATTACCGATGCCGATAAGTTTGCTGAATATGCAGACTATGTTAGCGAAAGCCTCCCTCATCTGGACCATTTAACCCATGCTCTAGAACAAGAACAGTGCTTGTATCAGTTGGCCCATAACCTGAGTGTCAAAGTTGGCGATTTGGCCATTTCACTCCATCCTTTGATCAAATTAGGGGCATTAGGGGTGAACCCCTACCATATGGGTGAGGTATTGACTCGACCTCGGGTGGCCTGTATCAATCAAAGCAAATTGACTCAGCGCTATGTAACTCAGGTCTTAGAGCCATCGGGCTATGATGTGATGCGTTTGAGTGATTCGATTCGGGCATTGCCTGCCTTGCTCAAGCGTCCGCCAGTCCTCGCCCTAGTCGATGCAGAACTCCCTCATCTAGATGGCTATCAGCTTTGTCGGATGGTTCATCGGCGTGACGCCCTACGGGAATTGCCGGTGATTATCATGGCTCCTCAACGAGGTATGTGTGACTTAATTCGCTCACGACTCTCGGGGGCGATGGCTTGTTTAGGGAAACCGTTTCACCATCAAGAGTTATTGGCATTAGTGCAGAAAGCAGCGGCAGCTTTACCCGTAGACCAGCAACAACAGTTACACTCTTTGCCGGTATTAGAGGCCCAATCAGACTCCAAAGCACTGATCAAAGTCTAG